Proteins found in one Tamandua tetradactyla isolate mTamTet1 chromosome 1, mTamTet1.pri, whole genome shotgun sequence genomic segment:
- the TMEM229A gene encoding transmembrane protein 229A: MASGDAVNEGLAWSGSSGRRPGAPSEPGGQAAAGSPGPLSTAEAPAEGAVLPAWMRLYFYGMHGITLDVLVTSALRFAQSPDPRMLGFSSPYRCLLHSLTHFALEKIYLQQRRCSSTFLFNFLLYPSAHVGLQTLAGQTQLLSLGGGPGGSEASGALDLALQYMLALYHCQVFLRRFLRLRYQRRQQQQQQRLGTTPARPGSRAFAAASGQRRPPGVLRGAGSAPSQGLPDLLRFLFFGMHGFLDEIFFTFFFNVLGQGNEAASGHTSLWSFFMYGSCSYVVEKLYFHLYYNWGWGTWKRLPVYVLFIYAWELSWGLGLRTCGACSWDYSHYPLNFMGLITLMYLPGWIFLSVYQDLLFNVLWRVQYLPTT, from the coding sequence ATGGCCAGCGGCGACGCGGTCAACGAGGGGCTGGCCTGGAGTGGCAGCTCGGGGCGGCGTCCAGGAGCCCCCAGCGAACCTGGAGGCCAGGCGGCAGCCGGCAGCCCTGGGCCGCTGTCCACTGCTGAAGCGCCCGCCGAGGGCGCGGTGTTGCCGGCCTGGATGCGTCTCTACTTCTACGGGATGCACGGAATCACCCTGGATGTGCTGGTGACTTCGGCTCTACGCTTTGCGCAGAGCCCGGACCCCCGGATGCTGGGCTTCTCCTCGCCCTACCGCTGTCTGCTGCACTCGCTCACCCACTTCGCCCTGGAGAAGATCTACCTGCAGCAGCGGCGCTGTTCCAGCAccttcctcttcaatttcctCCTCTATCCGTCGGCCCACGTGGGGTTGCAGACCCTGGCTGGCCAGACGCAGCTGCTCAGCCTGGGCGGCGGGCCGGGGGGCTCAGAGGCTTCGGGAGCGCTGGACTTGGCGTTGCAGTACATGCTGGCGCTCTACCACTGCCAAGTGTTCTTGAGGCGCTTTCTGCGCTTGCGGTACCAGCGGCggcaacaacagcagcagcagaggcTTGGCACGACCCCCGCCCGTCCCGGCTCCCGGGCCTTTGCTGCAGCAAGTGGCCAGAGGCGACCACCAGGTGTCCTCAGGGGCGCCGGGAGCGCCCCCAGCCAGGGGCTGCCGGACCTGCTCCGCTTTCTCTTCTTCGGAATGCACGGCTTTCTGGACGAGATcttcttcactttcttctttaATGTGTTGGGGCAGGGGAACGAGGCAGCCAGCGGCCACACGTCGCTCTGGTCCTTCTTTATGTATGGCAGCTGCAGCTACGTGGTGGAAAAGCTCTACTTCCACCTCTACTATAACTGGGGCTGGGGCACCTGGAAGCGGTTGCCCGTATATGTGCTATTCATCTACGCGTGGGAGTTGTCCTGGGGTCTGGGACTCCGAACTTGCGGGGCTTGTTCTTGGGACTATTCGCACTACCCACTCAATTTCATGGGTCTCATCACCCTGATGTATTTACCTGGTTGGATATTCCTTAGTGTTTACCAGGACCTACTTTTCAACGTATTGTGGAGGGTGCAGTACCTACCAACCACCtaa